In the Sarcophilus harrisii chromosome 1, mSarHar1.11, whole genome shotgun sequence genome, one interval contains:
- the SRRM2 gene encoding serine/arginine repetitive matrix protein 2 isoform X2, translating into MYNGIGLPTPRGSGTNGYVQRNLSLVRGRRGERPDYKGEEELRRLEAALVKRPNPDILDHERKRRVELRCLELEEMMEEQGYEEQQIQEKVATFRLMLLEKDVNPGGKEETSTQRPVVTETHQLAELNEKKNERLRAAFGISDSYVDGSSFDPQRRAREAKQPAQEPPKPYSLVRESSSSRSPTPKQKKKKKKKDRGRRSESSSPRRERKKSSKKKKHRSESESKKRKHRSPTPKSKRKSKDKKRKRSRSASPAPKSRRGHRSTSADSASSSDTSRSRSRSAATKPRTATLTHRSSSPASRRHGEGDAPPRESAAISTERTHSPELPPPIQRSSSPHEDKEKDKDKREKSATRTSPSPERSNTGLDRPAPTPLLAERNRSSPEPPAATPQSQEPVKPSAEPSPSRGHSPPKSPEKPTRSSSSESCPASPQPAKAPRHGSSSPESPPKPAPAPAPRRELSPSPTTKSSRSRGRAKRDKSRSHTPTRRVGRSRSPATTRRGRSRSRTPNKRGRSRSRTPQWRRSRSPQRWGRSRSPQRRGRSRSPQRPGWSRSRNAQRRGRSRSAARRGRSRSRSPATRGRSRSRTPARRGRSRSRTPARRRSRSRTPARRRSRSRTPARRGRSRSRTPARRRSRTRSPVRRRSRTRSPARRGGRSRSRTPARRGGRSRSRTPARRGGRSRSRTPARRGRSRSRTPARRGRSRSRTPARRGRSRTRTPVRRGRSHSRTPQRRGRSGSSSERKNKSRTSQRRSRSNSSPEMKKSRVSLRRSRSLSSPRPKAKSHLSLRRSRSGSSPRPKLKSRTPPRRSRSGSSPRPKAKSRTPPRRSRSGSSPRPQVKSRTSPRRSRSGSSPPKQKSRTPPRRSRSGSSPCLKRKSRTPTRRSRSGSSPLPKGKSGTPPKQNSSSSPMTNARSRTPPRRSRSGSSTHAKGESRTPRRSRSGSFPGPEIKSRTPSRRSRSGSSPHLKVKSRTSPRRSRSGSSPRPSLKSRTSPRHSHSASSSPSPSRVTSRTPPRQSKSRSPCPKVKSRTPPSQSHSRSSSPDTKVKSKTPPRESRSGSTSPCPKAKSKTPPRQSHSRSSSPCPQSKSKTSPSLSHSGSHSPCPKVKSRTPSRRSRSGSKSPQPKAKSPTPPGHESDSFSPSPEEISRTLLKPTCSESSPLKRTSQTSPRGSRSRSISPSPEVTSITLSRQRTESSSPKMKSVTPPPQQSSCRSEFSPCARMDSKSPPRLSSSGSSPEPKEKASSPLKQSLFDTSQDKSRPPSAQGSPESSPMHIDITRSPPRERNGSESSPEVRERETMLPRPHQIEVSAEVVEKYEMQVNESLPHLSPELKGMAGTISESSQEIKETLAIPLGQILPQIPLDVADVPAVTQTWTVVSQSPEHKELHNTAFKQHSSGSPSELRTNITEIKPALSPEINEDLAVTSLSQLGSGPCLAINEQSRTPRHSSSESSPEVEKSRMFSIQSITRSPCGFDGAPDTPLRGRSGSGSSPELKDIPRTPSRRSRSGSSPGLKDGSGSPSRQSHCGSSPGIKDIPRTPSRGRSGSDSSPESKMLDTPTRKGSHSGSSPELNNKCLTPQRERSGSESSIEHKGVPRTPLRQSSGSSPELDVKPRTPPQGRSESDSSPEPKGTTQTPVRQRSRSGSSPEVDSKPRLVPRRSRSVSSPEVNDKTRASPRGQSGSESSPEPKAAIPRTLLRRSRSGSSPASKGRGQSPAGSSSSESSPEHQPKSRTPRRSSRSSPEPKAKSRTPPRRRSSRSSPELTRKARLSRRSRSASSSPAARSRTPPRRHRSPSVSSPEPAEKSRSSRRRRSGSSPRAKTASRRGRSPSPKPRGLQRSRSRSRREKTRTTRRRDRSGSSQSTSRRRQRSRSRSRLTRRRRGGSGYHSRSPTRQESSRTSSRRRRGRSRTPPTSRKRSRSRTSPAPWNRSRSRASPATHRRSRSRTPPVTRRRSRSRTSPVSRRRSRSRTSPVTRRRSRSRASPVNRRRSRSRTPPVTRRRSRSRTPANRRRSRSRTPPVTRRRSRSRTPPVTRRRSRSRTSPITRRRSRSRTSPVTRRRSRSRTSPVTRRRSRSRTSPVTRRRSRSRTPPVIRRRSRSRTPLLTRKRSRTRSPPAIRRRSRSRTPRGARGKRSLTRSPPAIRRRSASGSSSDRSRSATPPATRNHSGSRTPPVALNSSRMSCFSRPSISPTPLDRCRTPPGMLECSGISGALGSSRTPLSVLQQAGASMLDGPGPRIPDHPRTPSVAENHAQSRIALALTAISLGTARPPPSMSAASLAARMAQVPAPVPLMSLRTAPAANLASRIPAASAAAMTLAGARTSAMPPAVNLAESRTPAAAAAMNLASPRTPVAPSAVNLADPRTPAATAAVNLAGARTPSALAALSLAGSGTPPTAANYAGSRTPQTPASAGLVGPRTAHASAPVNLASSRTPPGLAPASLAGSRMPPALSGANLTPSRMALSAYDRVGGRTSPPHLERARSRTPPGIPGSRTPPSAPSQSRMASERAGSPPPPLASRMTLAPSQSVLPPPQDRARSPLPPVSDQLHSLSTQTHPLGGSQPPPPTAVAKTMPPAGDHNGTLSGPTPGGPCSDGAEPISAAGSQLPSSPLASLQPAKERRSSSSSSSSSSSSSSSSSSSSSSSSGSSSSDSEASSLPCQPEVALKRVPSPSPAPKEVVREGRPLEPTPAKRKRRSSSSSSSSSSSSSSSSSSSSSSSSSSSSSSSSSSSSSSSSSSSPSPAKPGPQALPKPASPKKPSPGERRSRSPRKPIDSLRDSRSLSYSPAERRRPSPQPSPRDQHSSERGSRRGPRGDSRSPGHKRRRETPSPRTVRHRSSRSP; encoded by the exons ATGTACAACGGGATCGGGCTGCCGACGCCCCGGGGCAGCGGCACCAACGGCTACGTCCAGCGCAACCTGTCCCTGGTGCGGGGTCGGAGGGGCGAGCGGCCTGACTACAAGGGCGAGGAAGAACTGCGGCGCCTGGAGGCTGCCCTGGTGAAGCGGCCTAACCCTGACATCCTGGACCACGAGCGCAAGCGGCGCGTCGAGCTGCGATGCCTCGAGCTGGAAGAGATGATGGAAGAGCAGGG GTACGAGGAACAACAGATTCAAGAGAAAGTAGCAACCTTCCGACTCATGTTGCTGGAAAAGGATGTGAACCCTGGGGGCAAGGAGGAGACCTCCACACAGAGGCCTGT gGTAACTGAGACTCACCAGCTGGCAGAGTTaaatgagaagaagaatgagCGGCTCCGTGCTGCCTTTGGTATCAGTGACTCCTATGTTGATGGTAGCTCCTTTGACCCTCAGCGTAGAGCTCGAGAGGCCAAGCAACCAGCCCAAGAACCTCCTAAACCTTACAG tCTTGTTCGGGAGTCTAGTAGTTCACGATCTCCTACcccaaaacaaaagaagaagaaaaagaagaaagacagaggcCG CAGGTCAGAGAGTAGCTCTCCtcgaagggagaggaaaaagagttcaaagaagaagaaacacaG GTCAGAGTCTGAGTCCAAGAAACGGAAGCATAG ATCACCTACTCCAAAGAGCAAACGCAAATCCAAGGACAAGAAACGGAAACG GTCCCGAAGTGCATCACCTGCTCCAAAGAGCCGCCGGGGTCATCGTTCAACCTCAGCTGACTCTGCTTCATCTTCTGACACCTCCCGCAGTCG GTCTAGAAGTGCTGCAACTAAACCCCGTACAGCCACCTTGACTCATCGCAGTTCCTCTCCTGCTTCTCGTCGTCATGGAGAGGGTGATGCTCCACCTAGGGAATCTGCAGCCATCAGCACAGAGCGGACCCACAGCCCTGAGCTGCCACCTCCTATCCAACGATCCAGCAGTCCTCAtgaggacaaagaaaaagacaaagacaagagGGAG AAATCTGCAACCCGAACTAGCCCCTCCCCGGAGAGGAGCAACACAGGCCTAGATCGACCTGCCCCTACCCCGCTCCTTGCTGAGCGAAATCGCAGTTCCCCGGAACCCCCTGCAGCAACTCCCCAGAGTCAGGAACCAGTGAAGCCCTCAGCTGAACCCTCCCCATCCCGGGGCCATTCGCCCCCTAAGTCTCCTGAGAAACCTACCCGATCCTCTTCctcagaaagctgcccagcatcTCCTCAACCAGCCAAAGCTCCCCGACATGGCAGTTCCTCACCTGAAAGTCCCCCCAAACCTGCACCAGCTCCTGCCCCTCGCCGGGagctttctccttcccccacaaCCAAGAGCAGCAGGTCACGGGGACGTGCAAAACGGGACAAATCAAGATCTCATACCCCCACCCGTAGGGTGGGGAGGTCTCGCAGCCCTGCCACTACGCGAAGGGGACGATCACGGTCCCGTACCCCTAACAAGAGGGGCCGTTCTCGATCCAGGACCCCACAGTGGCGTAGGTCACGGTCTCCACAGCGATGGGGGCGATCTAGAAGTCCTCAGAGGCGTGGCCGCTCCAGGTCTCCTCAACGGCCTGGCTGGTCTAGGAGCAGAAATGCTCAGAGACGAGGAAGGTCTAGGTCAGCAGCAAGGCGAGGCAGGTCACGCTCTAGATCCCCAGCTACTAGGGGAAGGTCTCGATCTAGAACACCAGCTCGGAGAGGTAGATCTCGCTCCAGGACACCTGCCAGACGGAGGTCTCGCTCCAGGACACCTGCCAGACGGAGGTCTCGTTCTAGAACTCCAGCTCGTCGTGGTAGGTCACGTTCCAGAACACCTGCTAGACGAAGATCACGTACCAGATCACCAGTTCGAAGGAGATCTCGTACCAGGTCACCAGCCAGGCGAGGTGGCAGGTCCCGTTCCAGAACACCAGCTAGACGAGGTGGAAGATCTCGTTCTAGGACTCCAGCTAGACGGGGTGGCAGATCCCGTTCCAGGACCCCTGCCAGGCGAGGTAGATCCCGTTCTAGGACCCCAGCAAGACGTGGACGATCCCGTTCTAGAACTCCAGCTAGACGAGGGAGATCTCGTACTAGAACCCCAGTCCGACGTGGAAGATCTCATTCTAGGACACCACAAAGAAGGGGCCGGTCTGGCTCATCATCAGAGAGGAAAAACAAGTCAAGAACATCCCAGAGAAGGAGCAGATCTAATTCCAGTCCAGAAATGAAAAAGTCTCGTGTTTCTTTGAGGCGCAGCCGTTCTCTTTCTTCACCAAGGCCCAAAGCAAAATCTCATCTATCCTTGAGGCGAAGCCGTTCTGGTTCTTCTCCACGTCCTAAACTGAAATCTAGAACACCACCCAGACGAAGCCGGTCAGGATCATCTCCCCGCCCTAAAGCAAAATCCAGAACTCCTCCTAGGCGAAGTAGGTCTGGTTCTTCTCCACGTCCTCAAGTTAAATCTAGGACCTCACCCCGGCGAAGTCGGTCTGGATCATCACCCCCAAAGCAGAAATCTAGAACTCCGCCACGGCGAAGTCGTTCTGGGTCTTCACCATGTCTAAAACGGAAATCTAGAACACCAACTAGACGAAGCCGATCAGGATCTTCTCCACTccccaaaggaaaatcaggaactcCACCCAAACAGAATTCTTCATCAAGTCCTATGACAAATGCAAGATCTAGGACACCCCCAAGGCGAAGCAGATCTGGATCTTCTACTCATGCCAAAGGGGAATCAAGAACTCCAAGACGCAGCCGCTCTGGTTCTTTTCCTGGACCCGAGATAAAATCTAGGACTCCATCAAGACGCAGTCGTTCTGGTTCTTCTCCCCACCTAAAGGTGAAATCTAGGACATCTCCAAGACGTAGCAGGTCTGGATCTTCCCCACGTCCTAGTTTAAAATCTAGAACTTCACCAAGGCATAGccattctgcttcttcttctccAAGCCCTAGTAGAGTGACTTCTAGAACACCACCAAGGCAAAGCAAATCAAGATCTCCATGTCCCAAGGTGAAGTCTAGAACACCTCCAAGCCAGAGCCATTCTCGGTCATCTTCACCTGATACCAAAGTAAAATCTAAAACGCCACCAAGAGAAAGTCGCTCAGGGTCCACTTCCCCGTGTCCCAAAGCAAAATCTAAAACTCCTCCAAGGCAAAGCCATTCTCGATCAAGTTCACCATGTCCACAGAGTAAATCAAAAACCTCACCAAGTCTAAGTCACTCGGGATCTCACTCCCCTTGTCCCAAAGTGAAGTCTAGAACACCATCAAGGAGGAGTAGATCAGGCTCTAAATCTCCACAACCAAAAGCAAAATCTCCAACTCCACCGGGTCATGAGTCAGATTCATTTTCACCAAGTCCTGAAGAGATATCTAGAACATTGTTAAAACCCACCTGCTCTGAATCTTCTCCATTGAAAAGAACATCCCAGACATCTCCTAGAGGCAGCCGGTCTAGGTCCATATCTCCCAGCCCTGAAGTGACATCCATAACTCTATCAAGACAGAGAACGGAATCTTCAAGTCCTAAGATGAAATCTGTAACACCACCTCCACAGCAGAGCAGTTGTAGGTCTGAGTTTTCACCATGTGCCAGAATGGACTCTAAATCTCCTCCAAGACTCAGTAGCTCTGGATCTTCTCCAGAGCCAAAAGAAAAAGCTAGTTCACCCCTTAAGCAGAGTCTCTTTGATACATCTCAGGATAAATCTAGACCTCCTTCGGCTCAAGGTAGCCCCGAGTCCTCACCAATGCACATAGACATAACTAGGAGCCCTCCAAGGGAAAGAAATGGCTCAGAATCATCTCcagaagtcagagagagagagactatgcTACCCAGGCCACATCAGATTGAGGTGTCTGCAGAAGTGGTAGAGAAATATGAAATGCAAGTTAATGAAAGCTTGCCTCATTTATCGCCAGAACTTAAAGGTATGGCTGGAACCATTTCTGAGTCATCTCAGGAAATAAAAGAAACCCTTGCTATTCCTCTTGGACAGATTTTGCCACAGATACCTTTAGATGTGGCAGATGTTCCAGCTGTGACCCAAACCTGGACTGTGGTTTCACAGTCTCCAGAACACAAAGAGCTACATAATACTGCATTCAAACAGCACAGTTCTGGATCTCCTTCAGAACTCAGAACAAACATTACAGAAATAAAACCTGCCTTATCTCCTGAAATTAATGAGGATTTAGCAGTCACTTCCTTGAGTCAACTTGGGTCAGGTCCATGTCTTGCTATAAATGAACAGTCTAGAACACCAAGGCACAGCAGTTCTGAGTCATCTCCTGAAGTAGAGAAATCCAGAATGTTTTCAATTCAGAGCATTACTCGGTCACCTTGTGGATTTGATGGTGCACCAGATACACCTTTAAGAGGAAGAAGTGGTTCTGGGTCTTCTCCAGAACTCAAAGATATACCAAGAACCCCATCAAGGAGGAGCAGGTCTGGGTCTTCTCCAGGACTGAAAGATGGGTCTGGTAGTCCCTCAAGGCAGAGCCATTGTGGTTCTTCACCAGGAATTAAAGATATACCAAGAACACCTTCAAGGGGAAGGAGTGGTTCAGATTCCTCCCCAGAATCAAAAATGCTTGATACACCAACCAGAAAAGGGAGTCATTCTGGATCATCCccagaactgaacaacaaatgtcTGACACCGCAAAGAGAGAGAAGTGGGTCAGAATCTTCCATAGAACACAAGGGAGTTCCTAGAACTCCACTTAGACAAAGCTCTGGTTCTTCTCCGGAACTTGATGTGAAACCCAGAACACCTCCCCAGGGAAGAAGTGAATCCGATTCTTCTCCAGAACCAAAAGGTACAACTCAAACTCCAGTTAGGCAAAGGAGTCGTTCTGGGTCATCTCCAGAAGTTGACAGCAAACCTCGACTAGTTCCTAGACGTAGTAGGTCTGTTTCTTCTCCAGAAGTCAATGATAAGACAAGAGCTTCACCCAGAGGCCAGAGTGGCTCAGAGTCCTCTCCTGAACCCAAAGCTGCTATACCTCGCACTCTGCTTAGGCGAAGCCGGTCAGGTTCATCTCCAGCCAGTAAAGGGAGGGGACAGTCACCTGCAGGGAGCAGCAGTTCTGAGTCTTCTCCAGAGCACCAACCAAAATCCAGAACACCTCGCAGAAGTTCTAGATCCTCTCCAGAACCTAAGGCAAAATCTCGTACACCACCTCGGCGGCGTAGTTCCAGGTCATCACCTGAGCTGACTAGGAAGGCCAGACTTTCACGTCGAAGTCGCTCTGCTTCATCTTCTCCAGCAGCCCGCTCTAGGACCCCTCCAAGACGCCACCGAAGCCCATCAGTTTCATCCCCAGAACCAGCTGAAAAGTCGAGGTCCTCTCGTCGCCGAAGGTCAGGTTCCTCCCCAAGGGCTAAGACAGCTTCAAGAAGAGGTCGTTCTCCATCACCAAAACCTCGAGGACTCCAGCGTTCCCGTTCCCGCTCTAGAAGGGAGAAGACTAGAACAACCCGTCGTCGAGACAGATCTGGTTCATCTCAATCAACTTCAAGGAGGCGGCAGCGGAGTCGTTCAAGGTCTCGTCTTACTCGTCGACGGCGAGGAGGCTCGGGTTATCACTCTCGGTCACCCACTCGACAAGAGAGTTCCCGGACATCATCTCGGCGTCGCCGGGGGCGTTCTCGAACACCCCCTACTAGCCGCAAACGCTCTCGTTCTCGAACGTCACCAGCTCCTTGGAATCGCTCTCGGTCTCGAGCTTCTCCGGCAACTCATCGGCGGTCTAGGTCAAGGACACCTCCAGTGACACGGAGGAGGTCAAGATCTCGAACCTCCCCAGTTAGTCGTAGGAGATCAAGGTCTAGAACATCCCCAGTTACTCGACGAAGGTCTAGGTCTAGGGCATCACCAGTTAATCGTAGAAGGTCCCGTTCCAGAACACCACCAGTAACTCGTCGCCGATCAAGATCCAGAACACCAGCAAATCGCAGGCGGTCCCGATCTAGAACCCCTCCTGTGACTAGAAGGCGGTCCCGATCTAGAACCCCTCCTGTGACTAGAAGGCGGTCTCGAAGCAGAACATCACCAATCACTCGCAGAAGATCAAGGTCCAGAACATCTCCAGTGACTCGTAGACGGTCTCGTTCACGTACTTCTCCAGTGACTCGAAGGAGGTCTCGTTCACGGACCTCTCCAGTGACTCGGCGTCGATCTCGATCTCGAACACCTCCGGTTATTCGGCGTCGTTCCAGGTCCCGGACACCTTTGTTAACCCGCAAACGTTCTCGAACTCGTTCACCACCTGCTATTCGTCGGCGTTCTAGATCCCGTACTCCACGAGGAGCTCGTGGCAAGCGTTCCCTAACTCGGTCTCCTCCGGCCATTCGGCGGCGCTCTGCATCCGGAAGTTCCTCTGATCGTTCTCGATCTGCCACTCCTCCAGCAACCCGGAATCATTCTGGCTCCAGGACTCCTCCTGTGGCGCTTAACAGCTCAAGAATGAGTTGCTTCAGTCGTCCTAGCATCTCACCAACTCCTCTAGACCGCTGTAGGACTCCCCCTGGAATGCTTGAATGCTCTGGCATTTCTGGGGCCTTGGGTAGCTCTAGAACACCATTATCTGTTCTGCAACAAGCTGGTGCCTCTATGCTAGATGGACCTGGTCCTAGAATTCCTGATCACCCTAGAACCCCCTCTGTGGCAGAAAACCATGCTCAATCTAGAATTGCCCTTGCCTTGACAGCCATTAGCCTTGGCACAGCTCGACCACCTCCCTCTATGTCAGCTGCAAGCCTGGCTGCTAGAATGGCTCAAGTTCCAGCCCCAGTCCCCCTGATGAGCCTTAGAACGGCTCCAGCTGCAAACCTTGCTAGTAGAATACCTGCTGCTTCAGCAGCAGCCATGACTCTTGCTGGAGCTAGAACGTCAGCTATGCCACCAGCTGTGAACTTAGCTGAATCTAGAACACCTGCAGCTGCAGCAGCCATGAATCTAGCCAGCCCCAGAACACCAGTGGCACCCTCTGCTGTGAACCTTGCTGATCCCAGAACACCTGCCGCTACAGCAGCTGTGAACCTGGCTGGAGCTAGAACCCCTTCTGCTCTAGCAGCCTTGAGTCTTGCAGGCTCAGGCACGCCACCAACTGCTGCAAACTATGCAGGTTCCAGAACACCACAAACCCCAGCATCTGCAGGCCTCGTGGGTCCTCGGACTGCTCATGCTTCAGCACCTGTGAACCTTGCGAGTTCCAGAACACCGCCAGGTCTGGCACCTGCGAGCCTTGCTGGCTCTAGAATGCCACCGGCATTGTCGGGGGCAAACCTTACCCCATCAAGGATGGCGCTCTCTGCCTATGACAGAGTTGGTGGCAGAACCTCACCACCCCATCTTGAGCGAGCCCGTTCTAGAACCCCACCTGGAATCCCAGGCTCTAGAACCCCACCCTCTGCTCCGAGCCAATCTAGAATGGCTTCTGAGCGTGCtggctctcctcctcctccccttgccTCTCGAATGACCCTAGCTCCTTCTCAGTCTGTTCTCCCTCCACCTCAGGATCGGGCTAGGTCCCCCCTACCACCTGTTTCAGACCAACTCCATTCCTTATCTACCCAGACCCATCCTTTAGGAGGATCTCAGCCCCCACCCCCTACTGCAGTGGCAAAGACCATGCCACCTGCAGGTGATCATAATGGCACCCTCTCTGGTCCTACTCCTGGGGGACCCTGCTCTGATGGTGCAGAACCAATTTCTGCAGCTGGCTCCCAGCTGCCTTCCTCCCCACTGGCCAGTTTGCAGCCTGCCAAGGAGCGGAGGAGCTCTtcttcatcctcatcatcatccagctcctcttcctcctcctcctcctcctcgtcctcgtCGTCCTCTGGATCTAGCTCCAGCGACTCAGAGGCTTCTAGCCTCCCATGTCAACCTGAGGTGGCACTGAAAAG GGTCCCTagcccctccccagcccccaaGGAGGTTGTCCGAGAGGGGCGCCCCCTGGAGCCTACCCCAGCCAAGCGGAAACGGCGCTCTAGTAGCTCCAGCTCCAgctcttcttcatcttcctcttcctcttcctcctcctcctcttcttcctcctcctcctcctcttcctcctcttcctcctcttcttcatcttcctcttcttcctcctcttctccctcccctgccAAGCCTGGTCCCCAGGCTTTGCCCAAACCTGCAAGTCCTAAGAAGCCGTCCCCTGGGGAGAGGAG